ATTGTTTTACCAAATTTTAACAGACAGGAATGGACAGTACGAATGTATACGCGTATATTTCAGTAATCGCGCTCGCCTTTTGTATCCCTCCGGCAATACTTGTAAGTTCATTTGCTACAACAACTACTGATTTTTTGTTAgtttgtgattgattttgttacgGGTGCTTCCAGATTGAGGGGCCCCAACTCATGGAATTTGGATTTAGAAATGCTATAGCCAAAGTAGGATTGATCAAGTTTTTGTCTGATCTTTTCTGGATTGGAATGTTTTACCATCTTTACAATCAGGTATGCTTGTGTTTTAGTACTTTTCTTCTTTGCAGAATTAAATTGGTGTGCATGTTGTGAAATTTTCAcaatttcttttgatgttgttatAATTGCAGCTTGCTACTAATACTTTGGAACGTGTTGCGCCACTGACACATGcagttggaaatgtgttgaagaGAGTTTTTGTCATTGGATTTTCAATAGTGGTGTTtggtaattaaattaattgacttatttgagtttatttaCTCATGAAACAATTTAGAAGAACTTACGGAAACAACTTATGAGTTATGACATGTTCATAAGTGATTCTGAGCTTATTTTCACAAACTCTATAGGATGACTTATTATGAAAACAGTTTATAGTTTATACGCAAACATTCTGACTTTATGTTAACATCTGCAGGCAACAAGATATCTACACAAACTGGCATTGGAACTGCGATTGCGATTGCAGGTGTTGCCATCTATTCTCTGATAAAAGCAAACCTGGAAGAACAAAAACGGGTAAACTtcgataaaaaaaattcaattttttgtttgtttgtaccATGCCTCTTTACATCTTGATGGAATGCTAAATTTCTATTATAAATCAACATCTAAATTCCATTTCAGAAAGCTGCTGCAGCCGCGGCTGCATCTTAATGGAAGCTCTTTCATTCTTCAACAATATTGGATCAAGCTACATTGAATAAAGTGGTATGAGAAGCATTCTGAGAATCTAATATTTATTAACATGTTTCATTCTTTGTACCTTTAAAAGGGAAAACTTTAGAAAAAATGGAAGATGTACAACAGGAATAGGCTTATTTTACTTCATTTTCTCTATACCTTTTAGTATTTATTTGATTATGTATAATTTAACTATTAGTGGATTTTAGTTTATGGGTATTATCATATGTGAATTTTTTTATCGATGTGGTTAAACCGATCCTGTATAAATCTTGATCCAATTGTATCTACACTAACTCTTTTTTATTTGTGctatttactctgattttttgTTTGCCTATTTATTTTGttgcctatttttttttttttttttttttttttttacgtacAAATCTTAACGCTTTTATTTACCGCATTTTAGATACTttctattcatttttttattgtaGTTTTTATTTATCGTTTTGTTGTAGCTTTTGTACCTCATAGATATTCTTAATTCTCGCTTAGGTTCAAACCATTCAATGTTTTTTTAAGATTGAGcaattgattaaaagtcaacaatGTATGATTTGAATCACAAGTAAAAAGACTTGAAGATAGATTTTTTTGCTTGATTCGAGTCAAAACTTTGTTTGAATCGAATCATGAGTATGTATGAAATCTAAATTTTGCCGCTAAATGACTTGATTCGATTCAAGGTCTTGCTTGACTTGAACCAAAGGTATCTTGACTCGAGTCATAGTAATGGTTAACTCAAATCATGAATGAAATCAaaattttggaatttcattcGTGAAACGTGACTTGAGTCACGGTTTTATTTAACTCTTATCACATGAATCAAATTATAACTTAAATCAAAGCTGTTGAATCATAATTGTACCATCTTGATTCAAGTCACTCTTTCATTTGATTCAAATTCTAATTTTGGGTTATGTCTCCATTCATTCTGCTTACTTTTCACCTATTTTTTTTGCATAATCTTTAGCACATataaaagcaacaaaaaaaaaactctctAGAATAAAAATTCATGTGATAATTTTGTTGGGGAGTCCGGGAGTACCAACGGGACCAATGCTCCAGGACGACACGAGAGGGAAACACCACATCTCAACCTAAAACCTTGAAGCGTTAGGTAAATGGAccatctctcttataaattcaACATTCCACCCATTCATaggcaatgtgggactttaatcaCTCACACTTGCACCCAATAAATTTTCATACATTTGAAAAACTCAACGCAAAACTAAATACGCTATTCATTCGTGAGTTGATTTCTTGAGTGTAAGTAAAGTTATGTGTGAGATTCTTCAAGAaaatttcatcttcaacctttagtCAAAAAGTCGGCTATTGTAATTGTTCAGCTCTAAGTGAGACTATGAGTGATGAATGTAAGGTATATTAGAGACTATAATGTTTTTGTGAATTTTGGTAGTGATTTTAGGTTAAAGAATCAGATtgtatttgtgaattatggaGATTTAAATATAATGAAGAAAACAATTTCTTCTCTAAGAAAAATTTGATAGGATTAAAAAAAGATTGATGTGAATGAAGTCTTGGAGTTTATAACTCCTTAGTCAGTTCAAAGACTCAAAGAATGAAATTATGGTAGTATTGAGTGAAGATTTCTATAGACAAGGTGGTTGGTTCAAAATCGAATAAAGATCTTGAAGGATTTGCAACTTAGTGAGTTGTGTACAATAGAAAGAAAATCAAGATTTAGATATGTGTTGATTAACATTTggctttaatttttttcaatttgtctATGATGATGTGTTGTATCAAAAGAcacttataataattttaaattagtgGAAGACCAATAAATTTTCAATGGTTCGCTGTGGAGTCTTGATTAGGTGCATGGGAGGAACACACATCGAACCAATTTAAGTTTGGTGTAAAATATTCTCCATCTCTCTCATTTAATTTTTGCATAGTTTGCATGTTTTTCAGTCTATATCAATTTTTAGTATTGTATATTGTTAGTTTTACTGTTTATAGTGATTTAATATTTACGTATGGGTCTGTGTTTGATCTTGTATGTAAAATACTTGTtggtttttttataagcaaaagataatattaataatacgaGTACAAGGGGTACTCGAACCCATACATAATTGCTCAAATTAGATTAGTTACTATGTTGTGTCTAATAGATTCATCATTAACTAGTATTTATTGTATTCTTATTGAATTCATTTGAACATTCATTCAGTTGCGTAACTTGATTCGTAAAATTCTTTCAAACTTCTGCTCCCACATATTTTCTAAACTCtaattttttaaaacctttttgaaaaggATTTTAGGGGAAGGTTTATTCACCCCTCCGTTGACCATTCTCCTCCCATATCCAACTTAACAAAGATAATTAGTGTTGAAGTCCCTAATCCTTTAAAAGAGCCTAATgtataatttataatttggagTAAAAGTCACATGGTCTATACCCCGTGGGttgaaaaatcaaaatttcaaGTGCATGAAAAATGTAAAGTGTGCCAAGTACATCCCAAGAAATTCCAAGATGTAATTGTGGTTGATCAAGATGGATATCTAGTGTATATAAGAAGAGATAATAGAAATACAGTtgagaaaatttaaattaaacttCATATCATGTTGTCCCTCACAATCCAAGTTGTTGATGAAGTATGAATTCCACATGAATATGGAATGATACAATAAGAGTACttcaatcaaatatatatttaagtaaataaaaaaggGTTATTGTTGAATTTCAGCTCTTATCGTTCTAACTATTCTATCTGCCACAACAACATTATGAGGTGAACAAAACATTGATGAAATCAAACAATACCTTGAAGCAATTTAAGAAGGTTGTACTTAAACACAATATGTTGAATGGTAGGGAGGTGAGGTTTGCCAAAAATGATTCGAAGAGGTGTAGGGTTGTTTGCAAGGACAAACAACAATGTAACTACACAGTCCTATGCACTAGGGTATTGAGAACAACATCTTTTAGAATCAAAACTCTATATCAAAAGCACAAGTGTGGTAGGAAGTTCTTCAACAAGAATGTTAATGCTGATTGGGTCTCTAGAGTTATTGTTGACAAATTAAAGAACAACTCAGGTATGAAATTGAATGAAGTTGTGGTTGATGTAAGACTTAGGTTTGCCACTGAAATTACTCGGCGTAGAGCTTTTAAGGCAAGGCTGCTAGCTAGAAAGGTTGTTGAACGAGACTCAGCCAAGCAATACAATATGCTTTAGTCATATGGAGCTGAATTGAGAATGGCATCAAGAGGAAACACCTTTAACACGAACATTTCTGGCACACCACCAAGATTTGAAAGATGCTACATGTGTTTTAATGGTACTAAGAAAGCATTACCGGTTAGATGCAGACCTTTCATAGGGTTAGATGGATGTCACCTTAAAAACAAATATGGTGGTATCGTGTTGATTGTTGTTAGTAGGGATGCAAATGATCAGTATCTTCTTCTTGCCTTTGGGTTGTGGACAATGAAACTAGGGACTCTTAGAGTTGGTTTGTTAAACTACTTCTTGAGGACATTGGTCATGAAAACAGTTGGTGCTTTATGTCTGATCAGCAGAAGGTATGATTACAGCCTcattaatttctcattttcatccaTGTTTACTGTTAGTTTATTTCTGATCTAATGTCCTTTGTATAGGGACTGGTGAATGTATTTGAGCAAGAATATCCTGAGTTTGAACACAGGTTTTACCTGAGGCATTTATATGCTAACTTCAAGAAGAAGTATGGAGGTGGTACACTATACAGAGATCTCATTATGGTTGCAGAAAAGACAACCTATTTGGAAGTACATGAGGACAAGATGAGTCAGATTAAGGAGGTTAGTTTAGATGCTTTTGAATGACTAAGTGTTATACCTAAATATAAGTGGTGTAAGCATGCATTTCCACTATACTCTAAGTGTGATGTTCTGATGAACAACCTTAGTGAATCCTTTAATGCAACAATTTTAATGTAAAGGGATAAACCTATTATCACCATGTTTGAGTGGATTAGGAACTATCTTATGGGTAGGTTTTCCACTCTTAGGAAGAAATTAGAAAATTATAAGGGAGAGATCATGTCAAAACCACTTAGGAGGTTACATAGGGAGATAGAAAAAAGTGCAAATTGGTTACCAACCTATGCTGGTAGATTAACTTTTCAGGTCACTCATGTTATGTTCACATATAGTTTTGTTGTAGACTTGGAAAAACATACTTGTTCTTGTAACTTTAGGGACTTGGTTGGCATCCCCTGTAGACATTATGTTGCAGCCATTCATAGGAAAGTCGATGATCTCGTTAAGTATGTCCACAAATGTTATCATAGGAATACTCATTTAGCATGCTACAATGAAGTTATCACACCTCTTAATGGCCAAAACAAATGACCAAGGACTTTTGACCCAGACATATTACCACCTAATTTTAAGAAAGGTCCAGGTAGACCCAAAAAACTCAGAAGAAAAGAGCCAGATGAGGCTTCCCAAAACAGGTGGCAAAGGACAAACACAACTCATAGGGGCAAAACTTGATTTGAATATGGGCACAACACAAAGACCTGTAAGAAAAACAGACAACTAGCATGTGTCGACACTACACTTACTTGAGCAACTACATTTCATAAAGGACACAACAAGATACACATTACAACATTAAATCCAATACATCACACTTACTTCAGTAACTACATTTCATAACAAAATACATATTAATCATAAAGAACATAACAAGacaaaacatcttcaatctcccATGAAATTTCTTTGTTTTCAACTTTGTCTTCAAgtttttgttcttctttcttgatTCTTCATACAAGGACTTCATATATCCCACAGATGCCATGGCTTCCGAATCCGTGTTCGTCGTATATGCAACTTTAGTtcgagatttttctgcaaaattttcaTCACAGATGAAGAGATTACACGTATATGCACTCCTCCAATAAGGACACCTCCAAAACAACCTCTCTTTATTTGGTCCATTCTTGCAGTGATACAACATCATACGAACCTGACACCCACAAAACATCCCAACTCGAGATTTTACCGAAGCAGTTAACATGATGTtggagaggagaagaagaagaagaaagaagaagaagaagaataagagcaTAAAGGTGACGAAAACGAGCAAGTGGGAAAAGAAAATGTGAAGATGGGGTTCACGATTTTCAGTGGGGAGGAGATGAAGGAGAAGATGAACATAAAAAATTGGGAAGATTAGGGCATATGAAAAATTGGGATCCTTCTTTAAATTGGACTCATTTGTGCCACGTTGTCATTCAAGGAACGTTAAAGAATTAAAAATGTATTCCACGTGCACTGCCACATAAGCAACGTTAGTGGCATTTGACGTTAGAGATCAATTTTTCAGACgaaaaattttggagggatgatttcttgaaagaaaattttggagggactaaaaacaaaatttaaaatatttagagggacaaaaaaattcattaaccCAATTATTTATTAAAGTTATTTTGTGACATATTAATTGTGAATCTTGTGtgataaaattgatttaaaattgatATACATCTTTACAAGttttaataacaaaattattCTTACCATGGTGCTACACGTGCGGTTACTCTTCAATATAATATGTTGCCGTCATATTGAATGTGTTCTTCGTAAATACTTTCTCCGTCCTAAATTATAAAATCTTTTAGACATTTTAtggaaattaaaaaatataattaatgttGTATGGAAAAGACAAGTTATATGTAATTTTATAATATAATCCAAAAGGGAAATTTAAAGAATTGAAAATAGAAATAACCATAAATGATAGAacatatattgaaaaaaaatatcattaatgttgcattgaaattgaaattgtaaCGTAACTTATAATTTAAGATAACCTTTTTTTTACAATATAAATTGTAATTTGAGACTGAGTGAGTATTGAATAATAATCTAACTAATATGTTTGTTCAATTAATTGATCATAATAGTTGAATTTTAAAATCTCAATAACACGACCATAGCATAGTTCTTCACCAACCATAATTAATAGAGACATTCCATGATACTAATACCAATTCATGTTTACAAGGATTTAAACATAAGACAAAATGTAAACCATTTTGTTTGTTAACTTGATATGTGTATTTCAAATTTTAATGTTATTGGACATGTTTAATTTTACTTTTGGCGATAATAAAATTCTTTcacaattaatataattttgataaATCATGTTAGCCTACTATGAtcttatgaaatattttaaaatctgtttcatatttttttaattaaaggtttcatatttttatatgatcgcaaatttttatctttattatgtATTGatcaatttatattaaaaaatgataaCCAATGTCCTTAAGACAATAATTAAGACTTTAAAATAGTTAATTTATCTCGATAATTTGCGTATTTAATGCATTGAaagttgaaatattaaattttgtataaaatcttttatttttttagaatgcTTAACCGTTGTCCTGAAGACACTAGTTAACAAGAGTTTTCATGTTTTGATAGAATGTACTTAATAAATTTGGTATAGAATGCAAAAAAAACCATAGGATACCAAAAAAGCAaggatattgatgatgatgaattgaTGCCAGAAACCTCTCAAGAACTAAACTACGGACACATCTCACAAGAATTTTACAACCTGGAGAGGAGTAAAATTGATAAATTGAAAGGCTCTTGAGAATGTTTTGGGGAGGAGACATTTTCACATACAAGGTGGAAGTTCTCACACACAATTCCCATCGACATACATACACATACAATAGTTATTACTTATTAgctattttttgacattttaagtTTGAGCACCAAATTTAAAAATGTTGCCATTATTTTGCAAAAGAAATTAGTAAAACCACAGGTCCATACAATTAGGATGTAATTCTTTTACAAAGTTTCCATATCCTTGCAGCTTCTAGTCGTTAGAAGTACTGGGTTGTCAAAGTAGGAAGtgccaaaaatcaaaaaaaaaaaattaaccaaGAAACAAAAATGGCTACCTCAATACCTTCTATCCTACTGAATTTGGACCAGTTCTAcaattatttcaaaataaaacttatacCACGAAGTTCACTAGGCGGATTCCATCTTCAACGCCCTTCCAGCTTCATAAACACGTTAATACAGAAATGAAAATTCCTTGATTCGCAAACCTCAATAtcatccacaaatatacatacaggGATTCTCTTGGAAATGGACGCAATAAAAGAATTACTGATCAGCttataaaataattcattttgacaTCGTAGAGGGATGGACCTGCCAAAAAGAAATACTATTGTATATCAATATGAAGAATGGCTTTGGATATGCACTTGGCAAGCCAAACCAAACTATATAATGGCAAAGAACAGAGTCGGACTACATGGAATGAGACAGGGGTTACAAACAAAATAATGCAACGCAGCACTTCAAAACAGTTATTCCTGTATGTACCTGTGAGTGTGTGAAAGAAACAAGACTCTTCACCAAAATATACACAACACTACAATTACAATGCAATTttcataatcaataaaaataacttGGTTCAAGTTATATATCACAAGAAAACTAGCCAAAACTTACCACTCAAGCCATATCCATACTGTAATCAAGATTAAACAGCATGTTTCGTCGGACTTCTGAACCCAGTCGGAAATTCAAAGATCGAGCGAGTGACTCCACTCGTTGATCGCTCTCATAGTCAGACTCTCGTATGCATCGCCTTCTGACCTTTTTTAGGGTTACTTTTGAAGGTTCAAATCCAGCAGCTGTCTGCAAATAAATTTGACAAGTCAACGACCTTTGCAGGAATTATCTACTCAGTACATAAATTTTTAAAACAGAGCCATGCAGATACCATATCATCAATCACGGCTAGAGCAGATTTGACATCCCTGTTAATCAGGTGAGCATCGACAAGCAGGGTATACGACTTTGCATTAGGCTTGACACCTAAACTTACTAGATGCTCGAACACCTTTGAAGCTTCATGTGTCTGCCAAAAGATGATTAAGTAGCGAGTTATTAATGGTTTGACATATTATATAGAGGGGCTTGATCAAGGAAGTTAAGAGAGAATTAAATACATTGGGAAAATGACTTAGAAGAGTCGATGTGAGGGGAAATCAACAGCTCATGATTGGAAAGCATGAGCAAAATAGTTAAGAACAATGCATCATTTCAAAAGAGGGGGAAATGGTAGTGAAGAGAATGAGCAGAAAGATTGTGTAAGAAAAGGTGCGCAGGAAGCAAGATCCATCACCTTCTTGAGCTTCCCAAAGGCATACATCAGCCCATTGTACGAATGAATATCAGGCGTCATCCCAAAAGCAGATCCAATTGATTCAAAAGTTTGGTATGCTCGATCAAGGTCCCATATGTTGGCACAACCTAAAATGATGCAGTTTAGCGCAGCAACAGACTTGTAAGGACGCTCAGCACGGCTTAAATTCTCCAGTTGAAAATAAACCTAAATACAACATAAGATGATTAGATCAAGCTAGGTATGTGTATATCAAGGTGGCAATTTAATGTATTGTGCAACCAAATGCAAAAGGGtagtataataaatataaatttaggtAAATACAcactaaaatacatatatttatttatagaaaactAATCAATAATAAAATGCCCATATAAAAAAAGTAACCGAATTGTATTAATTACGAATCCTATTAGTTAGGCCAAAGTGATAGCTTTCTTAGATAGAAAGAAAGACATACGGTATCTAGAGTTTCAAAACCCTTCTTGGAGCAGGCCACAACCAATGGATGTAAAGAAGTAAATGGGCAGAACAAGTCATCAGCTTCTTGATTGGAATCTCCATAAGCAGACTCATATTCATGGAGAGTACCAAATGCCTTTTGTAAATTCCCTAATGATGCAAGGGCATATATCTTTCCAAGATATGATTCTGGGTTTGGCAGCTTCTTTTTACGCAATGAGCGGTCCAAAACAGCCCATGCCGCTCCTAGCAGCTCAGAATTATAGGTTCTACCTGCAGTCAACAAAGCTGCCACAACTAAACCTTCATCTACAGAGAGCAACACAGGAGGTCTTGCATGTTCACCCTTAACAATCCATCGGGCCATAAACTCCAGGCTATAATAGGCTAACTTGCTATTGTCCTCTCGAATTGCAACTTCAGCTATAAAAATACACAAGTTCCAGGAGGGGCAAAGGGCTTTGTTTTGATCTGTTGTCTGCATACAACAATGAGAAATCATATTAAAACAATGACAAGTTGATAGTGAGTCTGCTACAGAAAAATACATTAGGCATCAAGAAGATTAACTACTCACCCTGCACTTTTCAATTATTGCCACCAATGTATCAAGTCTTCCCTGTTTGACACAACTTCTCACACAGTTCATAAATAAATTCATTGACAACACATTACCATGTTTCAGAGTTAAATCTATATATTTGAACGCAGCATCAATCTGATCAGTTGAAAAGAGCATTCCGATGACTAAGTCATATGATTCATCATCAGGGAGAGCTTCATTTCCTGACTGCAGCATCCTGATAACAAAGCACAGCTCAATAGATATTGAAGAAAACTTCCAATTAACACACATACAAATTATACAAACAGACAAACAATTTCTGTCTTAGATTTGGCAGATACACTAATCAGCAATTGGTATGCTTCTTGGCATTTCA
This genomic interval from Vicia villosa cultivar HV-30 ecotype Madison, WI unplaced genomic scaffold, Vvil1.0 scaffold8, whole genome shotgun sequence contains the following:
- the LOC131643268 gene encoding pentatricopeptide repeat-containing protein At1g26460, mitochondrial-like gives rise to the protein MASQMAILNRTRSLLTKSKSTNITIKTISTFPFLNQEPELAEPTPTPTPSSLPPNPASGSPLYNENWRNPLPKPPSSSSNAVAPFGLVTRASLSETYDSHALLNMFGDWMASQQWHDVKDLFEAWVRSLDKNGKPNKPDVNLFNHYLRANLMMGASAADLLDLLAQMEHFVVSPNTASFNLVLKAMHQAGETLAAEKLLERMLQSGNEALPDDESYDLVIGMLFSTDQIDAAFKYIDLTLKHGNVLSMNLFMNCVRSCVKQGRLDTLVAIIEKCRTTDQNKALCPSWNLCIFIAEVAIREDNSKLAYYSLEFMARWIVKGEHARPPVLLSVDEGLVVAALLTAGRTYNSELLGAAWAVLDRSLRKKKLPNPESYLGKIYALASLGNLQKAFGTLHEYESAYGDSNQEADDLFCPFTSLHPLVVACSKKGFETLDTVYFQLENLSRAERPYKSVAALNCIILGCANIWDLDRAYQTFESIGSAFGMTPDIHSYNGLMYAFGKLKKTHEASKVFEHLVSLGVKPNAKSYTLLVDAHLINRDVKSALAVIDDMTAAGFEPSKVTLKKVRRRCIRESDYESDQRVESLARSLNFRLGSEVRRNMLFNLDYSMDMA